TAGTCGGCGTTTTTTCCGCTGTTGTCGTTTTTGAACTTTTCGTACGCCTCCTTAACCACCTGTTTGATTCCGGTTTCCGAGAGGGTATGCAACCCCGAAACGTCTCTCGCAAAAAGAGCGCTCCCCGAAAAGAGTACCAGTACCATGGCGAAAAATGCCAAAAAACCTCTACGTCCCGATGCACCCATTCTTTACTCCTTTGAATAGTTTCGTGATGCGACACACCCGAATGAGAGATTCTACAATCAAAAAACTTAATGGCTACAAAATGTTTCTTTGTGTTAAAATATGGAATCTTTTCGGGGAGTCGATTTTGCATTCCAAAACATCCGTCCATCGACGCAAACTTAAATGGAATGATAAGAAGCTCATTCTATGGGCTCTTACGCTCTTGCTGGGCATTCTTCTTTGGTTTTCGCCTCCTCCCCGGGGACTTACACCCGAAGCCTGGCGCCTTTTCGCCATCTTTTTTACCACCATTTTCTCCATCATCGCGGGGTTGATGCCCATTCTCGTCGCCTCCATTCTGGCCATTGCCGTCACTGTGCTTTCGGGATTGCTGACGCCGGAGCAGGCGTACGAGGGGTATTCGCAGGGTTTCATTCTGCTCATCGTCGTGGCTTTTCTGGTCTCCCAGGCGGTGGTGAAATCGGGCCTGGGTAAGCGTATCGCCCTGCACATCATCGCCAGATTCGGACGTTCGACCCTGGGGCTCGCCTACTCCATGATGGCCACGGATTTGCTGATCGCTCCGGCCTTTCCCTCCAACACGGCGCGCTCCGGCGTGCTCTTTCCCATCGTCCAGTCCCTGGCGCATGACAGCGGCTCCAAAGTGGCCGACGGAACCCGAAAGAGACTGGGGGCCTATTTGATGATGAACATGATGGTGAGCCTCTCCATCAGCTCCAGTCTCTGGTTCACCGCCATGGCCGCCAACCCGTTGGGGGCCCAGATGGCGAAGAAGTTCGGTGTGGACATAACGTTTGGCAACTGGCTGCTGGCCGCATGCGTACCGGCCCTTACGGCATTCGCGCTGGCGCCCCTGGTGCTGATGAAAATCTTTCCGCCCGAAGTGAAGAAAACGCCCAGCGCCCCCGAGCAGGCGAAAAAGGCGCTTGAAAAGATGGGCCCCGTTCATAGAAACGAATGGATAACAGGCGTCGTCTTT
This genomic interval from Hydrogenimonas urashimensis contains the following:
- a CDS encoding DASS family sodium-coupled anion symporter, which produces MFLCVKIWNLFGESILHSKTSVHRRKLKWNDKKLILWALTLLLGILLWFSPPPRGLTPEAWRLFAIFFTTIFSIIAGLMPILVASILAIAVTVLSGLLTPEQAYEGYSQGFILLIVVAFLVSQAVVKSGLGKRIALHIIARFGRSTLGLAYSMMATDLLIAPAFPSNTARSGVLFPIVQSLAHDSGSKVADGTRKRLGAYLMMNMMVSLSISSSLWFTAMAANPLGAQMAKKFGVDITFGNWLLAACVPALTAFALAPLVLMKIFPPEVKKTPSAPEQAKKALEKMGPVHRNEWITGVVFVAMVILWALSGLFPIDKTAVAFAGLGVLMVAHIFTMADMRHQGEALSTLIWFSALYTLSSYLDKFGFMGYVGGHIAHAVESFSWPLVYVILILVYVFIHYLFVSQTAQMLALYAIFLEVGVNAGVPAYLMAFMLLFATNFNAIITPQGSSANVLFVSSEYMTSKELYKNGFWMTLFNTALFMGLGTFWILLVF